A single window of Nicotiana sylvestris chromosome 3, ASM39365v2, whole genome shotgun sequence DNA harbors:
- the LOC104247848 gene encoding LRR receptor-like serine/threonine-protein kinase RGI3 translates to MPVYSWTLLFFFSSLFTILFSFSSALNPQGQALLSWKGSLNGSLDVLSNWDPTDETPCGWFGLTCNFNKEVVGLELKYVDLLGNVPSNFSSLLSMNKLVLSGTNLTGTIPKEIGQLQGLKFLDLSDNALTGEIPSEICHLPKLEQLHINSNRLVGSIPEGIGNLTSLMWLIFYDNQLSGGIPSSIGNLKKLEIIRGGGNKNLEGPLPQEIGNCTNLVMLGLAETSISGFLPTSLGLLKRLETLAVYTSLLSGQIPPELGDCSELQNIYLYENSLTGSIPAQLGNLKNLQNLLLWQNNLVGTIPPELGNCQQLQVIDISMNSLTGSIPESFGGLNSLQELQLSVNQISGRIPSQIGNCTALTHIELDNNEITGSIPWEFGNLSNLTLLFLWQNRLEGEIPSSISSCYNLEAVDLSQNALTGPIPKGIFNLQKLNKLLLLSNNLSGPIAPEIGNCSSLIRFRVSDNKLTGSVPPQIGKLKNLNFLDLGSNRLTGIIPPEISGCRNLTFLDLHSNSIIGNLPVNLNQLGILQFIDVSDNLIEGTLSPSLGSLSSLTKLVLGKNRFSGPIPTQLGSCMKLQLIDLSSNQLSGDIPASVGKIPGLEIALNLSWNQLFGEIPAEFAALDKLGVLDISHNQLSGDLHFLADLQNLVVLNVSHNNLSGHVPDTSFFAKLPLSVLAGNPELCFSGNQCSADRGGGVRRSKAARVAMIVLLCTACALLLAALYIILGGKIRNRRAHDYDLDGDNDVELGPPWEVTVYQKLDLSIADVAKCLTVANVLGRGRSGVVYKVNIPSGLTIAVKRFRASEKHSMSAFSSEIATLARIRHRNIVRLLGWAANRKTKLLFYDYLPNGTLGAFLHESCGGLIEWETRFKIALGVAEGLAYLHHDCVPPILHRDVKAQNILLGDRYEPCLADFGLARLMEEEPGSFSANPQFAGSYGYFAPEYACMLKITEKSDVFSFGVVLLEIITGKKPVDPSFPDGQHVIQWVRDHLKSKKDPVDVIDPRLQGHPDTQIQEMLQALGIALLCTSNRAEDRPTMKDVVALLKEIIHEHTTGSEAKKTSSNSSKMPDASVFSYSSSSVTPAQLLRLQGSFNCSLTHSSSSVSYNTTNQQ, encoded by the exons ATGCCTGTTTATTCATGGACCCTCCTCTTCTTTTTCTCCTCCTTATTCAccattctcttttctttctcctctGCCCTCAACCCACAAGGCCAAGCTCTTCTCTCTTGGAAGGGAAGCCTAAATGGATCATTGGATGTGTTGAGCAATTGGGATCCTACTGATGAAACTCCATGTGGATGGTTTGGTCTCACTTGCAATTTCAATAAGGAAGTTGTTGGATTGGAATTGAAGTATGTTGATTTGCTTGGGAATGTTCCTTCCAATTTTAGCTCATTGTTGTCCATGAACAAGCTTGTTTTGTCAGGGACTAATCTTACTGGTACAATTCCAAAAGAGATTGGACAGCTTCAGGGGCTCAAGTTCTTGGACTTGAGTGACAATGCATTGACAGGTGAAATCCCAAGTGAAATTTGTCACTTGCCAAAGCTGGAGCAACTTCATATCAACTCCAACCGACTAGTTGGATCCATACCCGAGGGCATTGGCAACCTCACAAGCTTGATGTGGCTGATATTCTATGATAATCAGCTCAGTGGAGGAATTCCAAGTAGTATTGGCAATTTGAAAAAGCTTGAGATCATTAGAGGAGGTGGCAACAAGAATCTTGAAGGTCCACTCCCTCAAGAAATTGGCAACTGTACCAATTTGGTCATGCTAGGCTTGGCTGAAACCAGCATTTCTGGCTTTCTCCCTACTTCCCTCGGCCTATTAAAAAGACTCGAAACACTTGCGGTTTACACTTCCTTACTCTCTGGCCAAATCCCACCGGAGCTCGGGGATTGCTCTGAGCTCCAAAACATCTATCTTTACGAAAATTCACTCACTGGTTCAATCCCAGCTCAGCTTGGAAACCTCAAAAATCTTCAAAACCTccttttatggcaaaacaatttGGTTGGAACAATCCCTCCAGAGCTTGGAAACTGTCAACAGCTACAAGTCATTGACATTTCAATGAATTCATTAACTGGAAGCATTCCTGAATCATTTGGGGGATTGAATTCACTGCAAGAGCTGCAGTTGAGTGTCAATCAGATTTCGGGTCGGATTCCATCACAAATCGGTAACTGCACTGCTCTTACCCACATTGAGCTAGACAACAATGAGATCACTGGTTCCATACCATGGGAATTCGGGAACTTATCGAATTTAACTTTGCTATTCTTGTGGCAAAATCGCCTCGAGGGGGAAATCCCTTCTTCAATTTCCTCGTGTTATAATCTCGAGGCCGTTGACTTGTCACAAAATGCATTGACTGGCCCGATTCCTAAAGGTATATTCAATCTTCAGAAGCTGAACAAGCTACTCCTATTGTCTAATAATCTCTCTGGTCCCATTGCACCTGAGATAGGCAACTGTTCATCGCTAATTCGATTCCGGGTAAGTGATAACAAGCTAACCGGGTCAGTGCCGCCGCAGATTGGGAAATTGAAGAATTTGAATTTCCTCGACCTCGGATCCAATCGCCTCACTGGAATCATTCCACCGGAGATCTCTGGATGCCGGAATCTGACTTTTCTAGACTTGCATTCCAACTCAATTATTGGCAATTTACCGGTGAATTTGAATCAGCTTGGTATCCTCCAATTCATTGATGTTTCTGATAATTTAATTGAAGGCACTTTGAGTCCAAGTCTCGGCTCTCTGAGTTCACTCACCAAACTTGTTCTCGGGAAGAACAGGTTTTCTGGTCCGATTCCAACTCAACTCGGTTCCTGTATGAAGCTTCAGTTGATTGACTTGAGTAGTAACCAACTCTCCGGCGACATTCCGGCGAGTGTTGGTAAAATTCCTGGCCTGGAAATTGCACTGAACCTCAGCTGGAATCAGCTTTTCGGTGAAATTCCGGCAGAGTTCGCCGCGTTGGACAAGCTCGGTGTGCTGGATATTTCTCATAATCAGCTTTCAGGTGACCTCCATTTTCTCGCAGACCTACAAAATCTCGTGGTTCTCAATGTCTCACATAACAATTTATCGGGGCACGTGCCTGACACCTCATTCTTCGCGAAACTCCCACTCAGTGTGCTTGCTGGCAATCCAGAGCTTTGTTTCTCCGGCAACCAGTGCTCAGCCGATAGGGGCGGCGGTGTGCGGCGTAGCAAGGCGGCGAGGGTGGCGATGATAGTGTTGCTTTGCACTGCTTGCGCTCTCCTTCTGGCAGCTCTCTACATCATTCTCGGAGGCAAGATACGGAACCGTAGGGCCCACGATTACGATCTAGATGGCGACAATGACGTGGAACTGGGCCCACCATGGGAGGTCACGGTGTACCAAAAACTCGACTTATCGATCGCTGACGTGGCAAAATGTTTGACAGTTGCTAATGTCCTTGGCCGTGGTCGGTCCGGCGTTGTGTACAAGGTGAATATTCCGTCAGGATTAACGATCGCCGTTAAAAGATTCCGAGCATCGGAGAAGCACTCAATGTCGGCATTCTCGTCAGAGATTGCCACGCTGGCACGTATCCGACATCGGAACATTGTTAGATTACTTGGTTGGGCAGCTAATAGAAAGACTAAGCTATTGTTCTACGATTATTTACCCAATGGTACACTAGGTGCATTTTTACACGAGAGTTGTGGAGGCTTAATCGAGTGGGAAACTAGATTCAAGATTGCATTAGGAGTGGCAGAGGGCTTAGCTTACTTGCACCACGACTGCGTGCCGCCCATCCTTCATCGCGACGTCAAGGCTCAGAATATTCTGTTAGGAGATCGTTACGAGCCATGTTTAGCTGATTTTGGACTTGCTAGACTCATGGAGGAGGAACCTGGTTCATTTTCAGCAAATCCACAATTTGCTGGATCTTATGGCTACTTTGCCCCAG AGTATGCTTGTATGCTGAAGATTACAGAGAAGAGCGATGTTTTTAGCTTCGGAGTTGTGTTGCTAGAAATCATTACGGGGAAAAAGCCAGTCGATCCGTCCTTCCCTGATGGCCAACATGTTATACAATGGGTACGCGACCACCTAAAGAGCAAGAAAGATCCAGTTGATGTAATTGATCCAAGATTACAAGGACATCCTGATACACAAATTCAGGAAATGCTTCAGGCCCTTGGAATAGCCTTGTTGTGTACTAGTAATCGGGCTGAAGATCGGCCAACAATGAAAGATGTGGTGGCATTACTCAAGGAGATTATCCATGAGCATACAACAGGAAGTGAAGCTAAAAAGACGTCGAGCAACTCCTCAAAAATGCCCGATGCTTCAGTGTTTTCTTACTCATCTTCATCTGTGACTCCAGCCCAGTTGTTACGACTCCAAGGGTCATTTAATTGCTCTCTTACTCACTCATCTTCCTCTGTTAGCTATAACACCACAAACCAACAATAA